In Clostridium sp. DL-VIII, the following proteins share a genomic window:
- the cls gene encoding cardiolipin synthase, with the protein MNIFLGLTVIILILNTLLSLSLIFIERKDPTTTWAWLLIVMVLPGLGFIIYILLGQNLSRQKIFKKKIKFDENKRKNLSDKYEIGNDDCHHVRERFLDLINMNFNHSGARLTTNNRVNVYVNGEDKFKQLIEDIKNAKKYIHIEYYIFKNDILGKSIIDELTKKAKSGLEVRLLVDSMGSRKLTKKALKEYIHAGGKFSIFFPGILPHLNTRINYRNHRKIVVIDGKFGYVGGFNVGKEYINKDPEVGFWRDTHVRIQGEAVDYLNERFLLDWCHASEEDIENYENYSEEFSEDFGDVGMQIVTSGPDHKEEYIRNAYLKLINNAKNNLYLETPYLVPDGPILESLKISALSGVDVRIIIPGKPDHFFMKWAASSYIGELLEAGIKVYNYEKGFIHSKTIVADGAVMSIGTANMDIRSFKLNFEVNAFIFDNRIARDGEIEFMKDIKDSEEITKEIYDNRSISLRIKESLIRLVSPIL; encoded by the coding sequence ATGAATATATTCTTAGGCTTAACAGTTATAATCTTAATTTTAAATACGCTTCTTTCTCTATCGTTAATCTTTATAGAGAGAAAAGATCCTACCACAACATGGGCATGGCTTTTAATAGTTATGGTTTTACCAGGCTTAGGATTTATTATTTATATTCTTCTTGGACAAAATTTAAGCAGACAGAAGATTTTCAAAAAGAAAATAAAATTTGATGAGAATAAAAGAAAAAACTTAAGTGATAAATATGAAATAGGCAATGATGATTGTCATCATGTAAGGGAGAGATTTCTCGATTTAATAAATATGAATTTCAACCATTCAGGGGCAAGGCTCACAACTAATAATAGAGTTAATGTATATGTAAATGGTGAAGATAAATTTAAACAATTAATAGAAGACATAAAAAATGCAAAGAAATATATTCATATTGAATATTATATTTTTAAGAATGATATACTTGGAAAAAGTATAATAGATGAACTTACAAAAAAAGCAAAAAGCGGTCTGGAAGTTAGACTATTAGTAGATAGTATGGGTTCAAGAAAATTAACGAAAAAAGCACTTAAAGAGTATATTCATGCTGGAGGAAAGTTTTCGATATTTTTCCCAGGAATTTTACCACATCTTAATACACGTATAAATTATAGAAATCACAGAAAAATTGTTGTTATTGATGGTAAATTTGGATATGTAGGTGGATTTAATGTTGGAAAAGAATATATAAATAAAGATCCTGAAGTTGGTTTTTGGAGAGATACACATGTGAGAATACAGGGTGAAGCGGTTGATTATTTAAATGAAAGATTCTTGCTTGACTGGTGCCATGCTTCTGAGGAAGATATAGAGAATTATGAAAATTATTCAGAAGAATTTAGCGAAGATTTTGGTGATGTAGGCATGCAAATTGTAACAAGCGGACCTGACCATAAGGAAGAATATATTAGGAATGCATATTTAAAGCTGATTAATAATGCTAAAAATAATTTATATTTAGAAACTCCATATCTTGTACCGGATGGACCAATATTAGAATCATTAAAAATCTCAGCGTTATCAGGAGTAGATGTTAGAATTATAATACCAGGAAAACCAGATCATTTCTTTATGAAGTGGGCGGCAAGCTCATATATAGGTGAGTTATTAGAAGCAGGAATAAAGGTCTATAATTATGAAAAAGGTTTTATCCATTCAAAAACTATAGTTGCCGATGGTGCAGTAATGAGTATAGGAACAGCTAATATGGATATCAGGAGTTTTAAGCTTAATTTTGAGGTAAATGCATTTATTTTTGATAATAGAATTGCAAGAGATGGAGAAATT